One genomic region from Williamwhitmania sp. encodes:
- a CDS encoding LamG domain-containing protein, whose protein sequence is WVDGVKGGKAVYLTNGAHLEVPYSTDFLPASMTISVWVKLDNLGWENNIIVSQNYWWGYKFQTQSGTKPMITERIDANTVQDFDDGDGVVAAGVWSQLVVSLNSTTNTLTFYINGVKTQTYTETNGVGPLTQTLSFTDINTNYTYTAQPFLIGTLATDDEIAAHPDNFSWITTANVGCFEGAIDELRIYSIALTDGQVSKLYNDEKP, encoded by the coding sequence ATGGGTTGATGGTGTCAAAGGTGGAAAGGCCGTTTATCTGACCAACGGAGCCCACCTCGAGGTTCCTTATTCCACTGACTTCCTTCCTGCTAGCATGACCATCTCAGTATGGGTTAAGCTGGATAACCTAGGTTGGGAGAACAACATTATCGTTTCACAAAACTACTGGTGGGGTTATAAATTCCAAACCCAATCAGGCACAAAACCAATGATTACAGAGCGTATTGATGCCAACACCGTTCAGGATTTTGATGATGGCGATGGCGTGGTTGCTGCTGGTGTTTGGAGTCAACTTGTAGTTTCGCTGAATAGCACAACAAATACTTTGACGTTCTACATCAATGGTGTGAAGACTCAGACTTATACGGAAACAAATGGCGTAGGTCCATTGACTCAAACCCTTTCTTTTACTGATATCAACACCAATTATACCTACACAGCACAGCCATTTTTAATTGGCACTCTTGCAACTGATGATGAAATCGCAGCCCATCCTGATAATTTTAGCTGGATAACGACTGCCAACGTAGGCTGTTTTGAAGGTGCTATCGATGAATTAAGAATCTATAGCATTGCACTGACTGATGGACAAGTTTCGAAGTTGTACAATGACGAAAAACCGTAA